A region from the Saccharomonospora azurea NA-128 genome encodes:
- a CDS encoding ABC transporter permease: MTVPMASSALSPSSAPRPAEPPATTVSRLRWAVVDAWTMTRRDLAHWTNQPGMLVANLLFSVMVLLMFGLLFGGAMAVPGDYWEFLVPGVLALTMVFGIESTFTAVNTDLARGVTDRFRSLPMAGSAVVVGRASADLLSSVVTLAALTATGLAAGWQPHGGLAPTLAAFGLLLLLRLAMLWVGIYLGLVARGPESVMALQILVWPVGFLSNAFVSPATMPGWLGALAEWNPLSATVAATRDLFGNPGWTSDSWVATHPVLPALVWPVLLIAVFFPLSIRRYRRLSR; encoded by the coding sequence ATGACCGTTCCCATGGCGTCCTCGGCGCTCTCCCCGTCCTCAGCGCCCCGCCCCGCCGAGCCGCCCGCCACGACGGTCTCGCGGCTGCGCTGGGCCGTCGTGGACGCGTGGACGATGACGCGCCGCGACCTCGCCCACTGGACCAACCAGCCCGGGATGCTGGTGGCCAATCTGCTGTTCTCCGTGATGGTGCTGCTGATGTTCGGCCTCCTGTTCGGAGGCGCGATGGCGGTCCCGGGCGACTACTGGGAGTTCCTCGTTCCCGGCGTCCTCGCGCTGACCATGGTGTTCGGCATCGAGTCCACGTTCACGGCGGTGAACACCGACCTCGCGCGCGGTGTCACCGACCGGTTCCGCTCGCTCCCCATGGCGGGGTCGGCGGTGGTCGTCGGCCGCGCGAGCGCGGACCTGCTGAGCAGCGTCGTCACCCTGGCCGCGCTGACAGCCACGGGCCTGGCCGCCGGCTGGCAACCCCACGGGGGACTCGCCCCGACGCTGGCCGCCTTCGGACTCCTGCTGCTGTTGCGGCTGGCCATGTTGTGGGTGGGCATCTACCTCGGTCTGGTCGCCCGCGGCCCGGAGTCGGTGATGGCTCTGCAGATCCTGGTGTGGCCCGTGGGTTTCCTGTCCAACGCGTTCGTCTCGCCGGCCACGATGCCGGGCTGGCTGGGTGCGCTCGCCGAGTGGAACCCGCTCTCGGCCACGGTCGCCGCGACCCGGGACCTGTTCGGAAACCCGGGCTGGACGAGCGACTCGTGGGTCGCCACCCACCCCGTGCTCCCCGCCCTGGTGTGGCCGGTGCTGCTGATCGCCGTCTTCTTCCCGCTGTCCATTCGCCGCTATCGGCGGTTGAGCCGCTAG
- the ilvA gene encoding threonine ammonia-lyase, giving the protein MGLVSVDTIREARRLLESVVRKTPIERARDLEAPQGGPVYLKCENLQRTGSFKIRGAYTRIHGLSEAERERGVVAASAGNHAQGVALAAALLGTKATVFMPERAPLPKLAATRGYGADVHLHGESLEEALVEATAFAERTGAVFIHPFDHPDIIAGQGTVGLEIVEQIPDVATVLVAAGGGGLVGGVASAVKAMKPDVRIVGVQAEGAAAFPLSLSAGNPVRLERTQTMADGIAVGAPGPITFEHVRSLVDDVVTVGEESLSRAVLLCLERRKLVVEPAGAATVAALLEHPGVFESPVVAVLSGGNVDPLLLLQIIQHGMTAAGRYLSLRLRVPDRPGSLAGVLTRVGELGANVLDVEHSRISGRLAMGEVEIALKLETRGPEHCADVATQLQRAGYRVVV; this is encoded by the coding sequence ATGGGACTTGTCAGCGTGGACACAATCCGCGAGGCGAGGCGCCTACTCGAATCGGTCGTGCGGAAGACACCGATCGAGCGGGCGCGGGACCTCGAAGCGCCGCAGGGCGGGCCGGTGTATCTCAAGTGCGAGAACCTGCAACGCACCGGTTCGTTCAAGATCAGGGGTGCCTACACGCGCATCCACGGTCTCAGCGAGGCGGAGCGCGAGCGGGGCGTCGTGGCCGCCAGCGCCGGGAACCACGCCCAGGGTGTCGCGCTCGCCGCCGCGCTGCTGGGCACCAAGGCGACGGTCTTCATGCCGGAGCGGGCACCCCTGCCGAAGCTGGCCGCCACCCGCGGCTACGGCGCCGACGTCCACCTGCACGGCGAGTCCCTGGAGGAGGCGCTGGTCGAGGCGACGGCCTTCGCCGAACGCACGGGGGCGGTGTTCATCCACCCGTTCGACCACCCCGACATCATCGCCGGTCAGGGCACGGTCGGACTGGAGATCGTGGAACAGATCCCCGACGTGGCGACCGTCCTGGTCGCCGCCGGCGGCGGGGGACTGGTGGGCGGCGTGGCCAGCGCCGTGAAGGCGATGAAGCCCGACGTGCGCATCGTGGGTGTGCAGGCCGAGGGCGCGGCGGCGTTCCCGCTGTCGCTGTCCGCGGGCAACCCCGTGCGGTTGGAGCGGACGCAGACCATGGCCGACGGCATCGCGGTCGGCGCGCCCGGCCCCATCACGTTCGAACACGTCCGGTCACTGGTGGACGACGTCGTGACGGTGGGCGAGGAGTCGCTGTCGCGGGCCGTGCTGCTGTGCCTCGAACGCCGCAAGCTCGTGGTCGAGCCGGCGGGCGCGGCGACGGTGGCGGCGCTGCTGGAACATCCCGGGGTCTTCGAGTCGCCGGTGGTCGCGGTGCTGTCCGGTGGGAACGTCGACCCGCTGCTGTTGCTGCAGATCATCCAGCACGGCATGACCGCCGCGGGCCGGTACCTGAGCCTGCGTCTGCGGGTTCCCGACCGGCCGGGATCACTGGCGGGAGTGCTGACGCGCGTCGGAGAGCTGGGTGCGAATGTGCTCGACGTCGAGCACTCGCGGATCTCGGGCCGGCTCGCGATGGGTGAGGTGGAGATCGCCCTGAAGCTGGAGACGCGCGGCCCCGAGCACTGCGCCGACGTCGCCACCCAGCTACAGCGGGCGGGCTACCGCGTGGTGGTGTGA
- a CDS encoding cystathionine gamma-synthase — protein MVADPRYGFETRAIHVGQEPDPRTGSVIMPIYQTSTYAQDGVGGLREGDYEYSRTANPTRTALEEALAALEGGRHALAFASGMAATDAVLRTMLRPGDHLVLGNDVYGGTFRLIDKVLTEWGVTYSVASLSDLDEVRSALRPETKLVWCESPTNPLLGIADIAALAELAHVGGAKLVVDNTFATPYLQTPLELGADVVVHSTTKYLGGHSDVVGGAVITDSDDLRERLFFLRNSAGAVPGPFDAWLTLRGLKTLAVRMERHCGNAELIAEALSVHPKVERVYYPGLAEHPGHSLAAKQMRRFGGMVSFTHADGEQAALNMVARTKLFILAESLGGVESLIEHPGRMTHASVAGSLLAVPAELVRLSVGIEDAHDLLADLRYALDAS, from the coding sequence ATGGTTGCAGACCCGCGCTACGGATTCGAGACACGCGCCATCCACGTAGGGCAGGAACCCGACCCCCGCACGGGTTCGGTGATCATGCCCATCTATCAGACCTCCACCTACGCGCAGGACGGGGTGGGCGGTCTTCGCGAAGGCGACTACGAGTACTCGCGGACGGCGAACCCGACGCGTACCGCGCTCGAAGAGGCCTTGGCGGCGTTGGAAGGCGGTAGGCACGCCCTGGCGTTCGCGTCGGGCATGGCGGCCACCGACGCGGTGTTGCGCACCATGCTCCGCCCGGGCGATCACCTGGTGCTGGGCAACGACGTCTACGGCGGCACGTTCCGGCTCATCGACAAGGTCCTCACCGAGTGGGGCGTCACCTACAGCGTCGCGTCGCTGTCCGACCTGGACGAGGTCCGGTCGGCGCTGCGGCCGGAGACCAAGCTCGTCTGGTGCGAGTCGCCGACCAACCCGCTGCTGGGGATCGCCGACATCGCGGCGCTCGCGGAGCTGGCGCACGTGGGCGGCGCGAAGCTGGTCGTGGACAACACCTTCGCCACGCCCTACCTCCAGACGCCGCTGGAGCTCGGTGCCGACGTCGTCGTGCACTCCACGACGAAGTACCTCGGAGGGCACTCGGACGTCGTGGGCGGAGCGGTCATCACCGACTCCGACGACCTGCGGGAGCGGCTGTTCTTCCTGCGCAACTCGGCCGGCGCGGTGCCGGGCCCCTTCGACGCATGGCTGACGCTGCGGGGCCTGAAGACGCTGGCCGTGCGCATGGAGCGGCACTGCGGTAACGCCGAGCTCATCGCCGAGGCGTTGTCGGTGCACCCGAAGGTCGAGCGGGTCTACTACCCGGGCCTCGCGGAGCACCCGGGCCACTCGCTCGCCGCCAAGCAGATGCGGCGGTTCGGCGGGATGGTGTCGTTCACTCACGCGGACGGCGAGCAGGCCGCGCTCAACATGGTCGCGCGGACCAAGCTGTTCATCCTCGCGGAGTCGCTGGGTGGGGTGGAGTCGTTGATCGAGCACCCCGGCCGGATGACACACGCGAGTGTCGCCGGGTCGTTGCTGGCGGTGCCCGCCGAGCTGGTGCGCTTGTCGGTCGGCATCGAGGACGCGCACGACCTGCTGGCCGACCTCCGGTACGCGCTCGACGCGTCGTAG
- the hppD gene encoding 4-hydroxyphenylpyruvate dioxygenase has product MANPALDDIDYNQLRQLVGLVDHDVASDPFPVKAMDAVVFVVGNATQTAHFYQSAFGMDLVAYSGPETGNAEYKSFVLKSGSARFVINGGVQPTSPLLDHHRKHGDGVSDLALEVADVDKCVEHARANGATVLEEPHDLSDEHGTVRVAAIAAYGDTRHSLIDRSRYSGPYLPGYVARERSVPKPEAAPKRLFQAVDHCVGNVELGKMDEWVAFYHRVMGFVNMAEFIGDDIATDYSALMSKVVANGNHRVKFPLNEPAIAKKKSQIDEFLEFYDGAGCQHIALATNDIVRTVTEMRAAGVEFLDTPDSYYDDPELRARIGEVRVPIETLKEHRILVDRDEDGYLLQIFTKPIGDRPTVFYELIERHGSLGFGKGNFKALFEAIEREQARRGNL; this is encoded by the coding sequence ATGGCGAACCCAGCACTCGACGACATCGACTACAACCAGCTCCGTCAGCTCGTCGGCCTCGTCGACCACGACGTGGCCAGTGACCCGTTCCCCGTCAAGGCGATGGACGCCGTGGTCTTCGTGGTGGGCAACGCCACCCAGACCGCGCACTTCTACCAGTCCGCGTTCGGAATGGACCTCGTCGCCTACTCCGGCCCGGAGACGGGCAACGCCGAGTACAAGTCGTTCGTTCTGAAGTCCGGCTCGGCGCGATTCGTGATCAACGGCGGTGTGCAGCCCACCTCACCGCTGCTCGATCACCACCGCAAGCACGGCGACGGCGTCAGCGATCTCGCCCTCGAAGTCGCCGACGTGGACAAGTGCGTCGAGCACGCCCGCGCGAACGGCGCGACCGTGCTGGAAGAACCGCACGACCTCTCCGACGAGCACGGCACCGTGCGCGTCGCCGCCATCGCCGCCTACGGCGACACCCGCCACAGCCTCATCGACCGGTCCCGCTACTCCGGCCCCTACCTGCCCGGATACGTGGCCCGCGAGCGATCCGTGCCGAAGCCCGAGGCTGCGCCGAAGCGGCTCTTCCAGGCCGTCGACCACTGCGTCGGCAACGTTGAGCTCGGCAAGATGGACGAATGGGTGGCCTTCTACCACCGCGTCATGGGCTTCGTGAACATGGCCGAGTTCATCGGCGACGACATCGCCACCGACTACTCGGCGCTGATGAGCAAGGTGGTGGCCAACGGCAACCACCGGGTCAAGTTCCCGCTCAACGAACCGGCCATCGCCAAGAAGAAGTCGCAGATCGACGAGTTCCTGGAGTTCTACGACGGCGCCGGATGTCAGCACATCGCGCTGGCCACCAACGACATCGTCCGCACGGTGACGGAGATGCGCGCCGCCGGCGTCGAGTTCCTCGACACCCCGGACTCCTACTACGACGACCCGGAACTGCGGGCTCGCATCGGTGAGGTCCGGGTGCCGATCGAGACCCTGAAGGAGCACCGCATCCTCGTCGACCGCGACGAGGACGGCTACCTCCTGCAGATCTTCACCAAGCCGATCGGCGACCGCCCCACCGTGTTCTACGAGTTGATCGAGCGGCACGGCTCGCTCGGCTTCGGCAAGGGCAACTTCAAGGCCCTGTTCGAGGCCATCGAGCGCGAGCAGGCCCGTCGCGGCAACCTGTGA
- a CDS encoding DUF4307 domain-containing protein, producing the protein MSSSESDRESVDALEDRYGSARIRRPRRPLQGKRAWWFGVTVFVVLGVASYVVYTQWFATPIDGQRVAFDERPGNAMEITVDVNRDDPSRPAVCIVRVRDIEGAETGRKELYVPPGASRLDTVVRSIGRPVTADVYGCSYDVPKYLSTPQRPTE; encoded by the coding sequence TTGAGCAGCTCCGAATCCGACCGCGAGTCGGTGGACGCTCTGGAGGATCGCTACGGCTCGGCCCGGATCCGTCGTCCCCGCCGCCCGCTGCAAGGCAAGCGAGCCTGGTGGTTCGGCGTGACCGTCTTCGTCGTGCTCGGTGTCGCCAGCTATGTCGTCTACACGCAGTGGTTCGCCACCCCCATCGACGGCCAGCGCGTCGCGTTCGACGAACGGCCCGGCAACGCCATGGAGATCACGGTGGACGTGAACCGCGACGACCCGTCGCGCCCGGCCGTCTGCATCGTCCGGGTTCGCGACATCGAGGGAGCCGAAACCGGGAGGAAGGAGCTCTACGTTCCACCGGGCGCGTCGCGCCTGGACACCGTCGTACGGAGCATCGGTCGGCCTGTCACTGCAGATGTGTACGGCTGCTCTTATGATGTTCCGAAATACTTGTCAACCCCCCAGCGGCCAACGGAGTGA
- the greA gene encoding transcription elongation factor GreA: MTVSDTKVTWLTQDAYNRLKSELDELIENRPVIAAKINASREEGDLKENGGYHAAREEQGQQEARIRHLQELLRAAKVGEAPKDDGVAEPGMVLTVRYDGDDDEETFLLATREEGGNGPVEVYSPDSPLGRALLGAREGESREYPLPNGKTQKVTLVKAVPYRS; encoded by the coding sequence GTGACCGTGAGCGACACGAAGGTGACCTGGTTGACCCAGGATGCCTACAACAGGCTCAAGAGCGAGCTCGACGAACTGATCGAGAATCGTCCGGTCATCGCCGCGAAGATCAACGCCAGCCGCGAAGAGGGCGACCTCAAGGAGAACGGCGGCTACCACGCCGCCCGCGAAGAGCAGGGCCAGCAGGAAGCCCGCATCCGGCACCTGCAGGAGCTGCTGCGCGCCGCGAAGGTCGGCGAAGCGCCGAAGGACGACGGCGTCGCTGAGCCGGGCATGGTGTTGACCGTGCGCTACGACGGCGATGACGACGAGGAGACCTTCCTTCTCGCCACGCGCGAGGAGGGCGGCAACGGGCCGGTCGAGGTGTACTCGCCGGATTCCCCGCTCGGCAGGGCGCTGCTCGGTGCCCGCGAAGGCGAGTCCCGGGAGTACCCCCTGCCCAACGGCAAGACCCAGAAGGTCACGCTCGTGAAGGCGGTTCCCTACCGCTCCTGA
- the mca gene encoding mycothiol conjugate amidase Mca, with product MARADEERADRVDTGLRLMAVHAHPDDESSKGAATMARYVAEGHDVMVVTCTGGEAGSVLNPAMDRPEVHENMTELRKEEMARAAKILGVQHRWLGFIDSGLPEGDPPPPLPEDCFANVPLEEPVRELVRVMREFRPHVVITYDENGGYPHPDHIRCHEVSMAAYDAVADAEQFPDEGEPWQPLKLYYCHGFSRAKFEAFHEALTSRGLDSPYEEWLKNWDPDRPDVMQRVTTRVPCADYFETAADALRAHATQIDPNSRWFAVPLDVQREVWPTEEYELVRSLVDTTLPEDDLFAGVRERVTT from the coding sequence ATGGCGCGAGCCGATGAAGAGAGGGCCGACAGGGTGGACACGGGCTTGCGGCTGATGGCGGTGCACGCGCACCCCGACGACGAGTCGAGCAAGGGCGCCGCCACGATGGCCCGCTACGTCGCCGAAGGCCACGACGTCATGGTCGTGACCTGCACCGGTGGGGAAGCGGGGAGCGTACTGAACCCGGCGATGGACCGGCCCGAGGTCCACGAGAACATGACGGAGCTGCGCAAGGAGGAGATGGCCAGGGCGGCCAAGATCCTCGGTGTGCAGCACCGCTGGCTGGGCTTCATCGACTCCGGGCTCCCGGAGGGCGACCCGCCGCCACCGCTTCCCGAGGACTGCTTCGCCAACGTGCCGCTGGAGGAGCCGGTCCGCGAGCTGGTGCGCGTCATGCGGGAGTTCCGTCCCCACGTCGTGATCACCTACGACGAGAACGGCGGTTACCCGCACCCCGACCACATCCGCTGCCACGAGGTGTCCATGGCGGCCTACGACGCCGTGGCCGACGCCGAGCAGTTCCCCGACGAGGGCGAACCCTGGCAGCCCTTGAAGCTGTACTACTGCCACGGTTTCTCCCGCGCGAAGTTCGAGGCGTTCCACGAGGCGCTGACGTCGCGCGGCCTCGACTCGCCCTACGAGGAGTGGTTGAAGAACTGGGATCCCGACCGGCCCGACGTCATGCAGCGGGTCACCACGCGCGTGCCGTGCGCCGACTACTTCGAGACGGCCGCCGACGCGTTGCGTGCGCACGCGACCCAGATCGACCCGAACAGCCGCTGGTTCGCGGTACCGCTCGACGTGCAGCGCGAGGTGTGGCCCACTGAGGAGTACGAGCTGGTGCGCTCGCTCGTCGACACGACGTTGCCCGAGGACGACCTGTTCGCGGGCGTTCGAGAGAGGGTGACGACATGA
- a CDS encoding daunorubicin resistance protein DrrA family ABC transporter ATP-binding protein, whose product MSHTAPAVEATGLRKRYGTTHALDGLDLVVPRGTVHGLLGPNGAGKTTTVRVLSTLVRADAGTARVAGFDVNTQAAHVRSRIALVGQNAAVDEILTGRQNLLLFGRLSHLGSAQAARRADDLLAAFRLTEAGGRPVKQYSGGMRRRLDLAVGLLLAPSVLFLDEPTTGLDPRARAEMWDAVRALADSGTTVVLTTQYLEEADQLADAVSVVAGGKVIAQGTPDELKGRLGGDRLDVTLRHTSDLAAAAELLRRVCGAAVDTDADRARLSVPVADRVGTLGRFLREVEETGLAIEDVTVRRPTLDEVFLRLTDPDRITTEAVA is encoded by the coding sequence GTGAGCCACACCGCTCCCGCCGTGGAGGCCACCGGCCTACGGAAGCGTTACGGCACCACCCACGCGCTCGACGGCCTGGATCTCGTGGTGCCACGCGGCACCGTCCACGGCCTGCTCGGTCCCAACGGCGCAGGCAAGACCACCACCGTGCGCGTGCTCAGCACACTCGTCCGCGCCGACGCGGGCACAGCACGCGTCGCGGGCTTCGACGTGAACACACAGGCGGCACACGTCCGCAGCAGGATCGCGCTGGTCGGCCAGAACGCCGCCGTGGACGAGATCCTCACGGGACGGCAGAACCTGCTGCTGTTCGGCAGGCTCTCCCACCTCGGCTCCGCCCAGGCGGCGCGCAGGGCCGACGACCTGCTGGCCGCTTTCCGGCTCACGGAGGCGGGCGGCAGACCCGTGAAGCAGTACTCCGGCGGGATGCGCCGCCGACTCGATCTCGCCGTCGGACTGCTCCTCGCGCCGTCCGTGCTGTTTCTCGACGAGCCGACCACGGGCCTCGATCCCCGCGCCCGAGCCGAGATGTGGGACGCGGTGCGCGCTCTCGCGGACTCGGGGACCACGGTCGTCCTCACGACCCAGTACCTGGAGGAGGCCGATCAGCTCGCCGACGCCGTCTCGGTGGTGGCAGGCGGGAAGGTCATCGCCCAGGGCACGCCCGACGAGTTGAAGGGGCGACTCGGCGGCGACCGACTCGACGTGACGCTGCGACACACCTCCGACCTGGCCGCCGCGGCGGAGCTGCTGCGGAGGGTCTGCGGCGCCGCCGTCGACACCGACGCCGACCGGGCTCGCCTCAGCGTGCCCGTCGCGGACCGTGTCGGCACGCTCGGGCGGTTCCTCCGCGAGGTCGAGGAGACCGGCCTCGCGATCGAGGACGTCACCGTCCGCCGCCCCACGCTCGACGAGGTCTTCCTCCGACTCACCGACCCCGACCGGATCACGACGGAGGCAGTGGCATGA
- a CDS encoding Lrp/AsnC family transcriptional regulator, translated as MTLDELDARLLLLLTDAPRLGVLECARRLGVARGTVQARLDRLTASGVLRGFPPELDLAGMGYGLTAFAVLEIAQGRRSEVAAALAAIDEVCEVHATTGQGDLFVRVVARSNDDLQRVIDEVVGVPGVRRTATSIALSTPVPPRVRPLLERVAGERRGSRTRPR; from the coding sequence ATGACGCTGGACGAACTCGACGCACGGTTGCTGCTGTTGCTCACCGACGCACCCAGACTCGGAGTGCTGGAGTGTGCGCGTCGGCTCGGGGTCGCGCGAGGCACCGTGCAGGCCCGCCTCGACCGCCTCACCGCGTCGGGAGTCCTCCGGGGCTTCCCTCCGGAACTCGACCTCGCGGGGATGGGCTACGGGCTGACCGCGTTCGCCGTGCTGGAGATCGCCCAGGGGCGACGTAGCGAGGTCGCCGCGGCGCTGGCCGCCATCGACGAGGTGTGCGAGGTGCACGCCACCACCGGGCAGGGCGACCTGTTCGTCCGGGTGGTGGCGAGGTCCAACGACGATCTGCAACGCGTCATCGACGAGGTCGTCGGCGTCCCCGGGGTCCGGCGGACGGCGACGTCCATCGCGCTGTCGACGCCGGTCCCGCCCCGGGTGCGACCCCTCCTCGAACGGGTCGCCGGAGAGCGCCGAGGGAGCCGAACCCGGCCTCGATGA